A genomic region of Anaerolineae bacterium contains the following coding sequences:
- a CDS encoding DegV family protein, with protein MTTSIAFVTDSTCNLPDEIVHRHNITVVPVYVIFGDQSYKDGVEMTISAFYERLQAYRQETGQMPTTSQPSPGDFQTVYERLAAQGVNEVISIHVSAKASGTCQSAELAAKAVPDLRVYVVDSGTTSMHMGFMLLEAIQAVKAGGDAAAALEAIQRVKAHSMLCFAVTKVEHLEASGRTEGADRVTQAAVQVRPVVGLVDGVPKVLATERTNKGALRRVLTLAQEAMGEARPVRLAVVHANILEEAQAFAQQAAETLGFTGEPYIVDFGPALTVHFGPGLLGVAVQWG; from the coding sequence ATGACAACCTCTATCGCCTTTGTCACCGACAGCACTTGTAACCTGCCCGACGAAATCGTCCACCGCCACAATATCACCGTCGTGCCGGTGTATGTCATCTTCGGCGACCAGTCTTACAAGGACGGCGTGGAGATGACCATCTCCGCCTTCTACGAGCGGCTGCAGGCCTATCGCCAGGAGACCGGGCAGATGCCCACCACTTCCCAGCCTTCGCCGGGCGATTTCCAGACAGTGTACGAACGCCTGGCCGCCCAGGGGGTGAACGAAGTCATCTCCATCCATGTGAGCGCCAAGGCATCCGGCACTTGTCAAAGCGCCGAACTGGCCGCCAAAGCCGTGCCCGATTTGCGCGTCTATGTGGTGGACAGCGGCACCACCTCCATGCACATGGGCTTCATGCTCCTGGAAGCCATCCAGGCCGTGAAGGCCGGCGGCGATGCCGCCGCCGCCCTGGAAGCCATCCAGCGGGTCAAGGCGCATTCCATGCTTTGCTTTGCCGTGACCAAAGTGGAGCATCTGGAGGCCTCCGGGCGCACCGAGGGTGCCGACCGGGTCACCCAGGCGGCCGTGCAGGTGCGCCCCGTGGTAGGTCTGGTGGACGGTGTGCCCAAAGTGCTGGCCACCGAACGCACCAACAAAGGCGCCCTGCGCCGGGTGCTCACGCTGGCTCAGGAGGCCATGGGCGAGGCGCGCCCGGTACGTCTGGCCGTCGTCCACGCGAACATCCTCGAGGAAGCCCAAGCCTTCGCCCAACAGGCGGCCGAAACCCTGGGCTTCACCGGCGAGCCCTACATCGTGGACTTCGGCCCAGCGCTGACGGTGCACTTCGGCCCTGGCCTGCTGGGCGTGGCCGTGCAGTGGGGCTGA
- a CDS encoding methyltransferase domain-containing protein, whose protein sequence is MGLLGALLGAWLWRWRVTHHGADVHFDLIAPWYERFIHPQRPEPLLESLALAPTHRVLDAGGGTGRVAQFLRPARSVVVADLSLAMLRLARQKPGVTPIAALAEALPFPSGTFDRVVMVDTLHHLFDQQKALAELWRVLRPGGRLVIEEPDLDQPLVKLIALWEKAMLMRSHFLRPKAIATLLPTGAQVTIQRERHTARIIAEKPQT, encoded by the coding sequence ATGGGGCTGTTGGGCGCGCTTCTGGGGGCCTGGCTCTGGCGCTGGCGGGTGACGCACCACGGGGCCGATGTGCACTTCGACCTGATTGCGCCCTGGTACGAACGGTTCATCCATCCCCAGCGGCCCGAACCGCTGCTGGAAAGCCTGGCGCTGGCCCCCACGCATCGTGTGCTCGATGCCGGGGGCGGCACAGGGCGCGTGGCACAATTCCTGCGCCCGGCCCGCTCGGTGGTGGTGGCCGATCTCTCCCTGGCCATGCTTCGCCTGGCACGGCAAAAGCCGGGGGTGACCCCCATCGCCGCCCTGGCCGAGGCCCTGCCCTTCCCCTCCGGCACCTTCGACCGGGTGGTCATGGTGGACACCCTGCACCACCTGTTCGATCAGCAGAAGGCCCTGGCCGAACTCTGGCGGGTGCTGCGCCCCGGCGGACGGCTGGTCATCGAAGAGCCCGACCTCGACCAGCCCCTGGTCAAACTCATCGCCCTGTGGGAAAAAGCCATGCTCATGCGCTCCCACTTCCTTCGCCCCAAAGCCATCGCCACCCTGCTGCCCACCGGGGCGCAGGTGACCATCCAGCGCGAGCGCCACACGGCCCGCATCATCGCCGAGAAACCCCAGACCTGA